Proteins encoded within one genomic window of Cytophagales bacterium:
- a CDS encoding AAA domain-containing protein, whose amino-acid sequence MDFTEHFAHLNDLLKKERIADREQYEQKIRNRSITDRRKDGATWYPVTVNQSRLGTGERWIVSVERTQEVGRRHLFQVGASVSLFLAEEKVTRSANGVVSRLGENNMTIVLNRDDPPDWLDDGKLGVDLLFDESTYDEMAKTLRRLKKLEKGRTLELIPFLLGQKEPTYREVNPHQGVGLNDSQNEAVSRVIGTNEFATIHGPPGTGKTTTLVEAISAVLQTENQVLVCAPSNAAVDLLVERLHQQEISVLRLGHPGRVDEEVLSHTLDVQLSQHADAKMLKDLRKKSEEFKKLGFKYKRKFGREERAQRQMLLDEAKKLKEDAMHLEDHMIYQLLQEAQVVACTLIGANSDYLRNRSFSTLFVDECSQALEPANWVPILKAHRVIMAGDHQQLAPTVKSNEAAKEGLETTIFGRCIKAYGSTSMLKVQYRMQPQILEFSNQKFYNGEMETGENVFNRRQVFEKTLTFIDTAGCGFDEEINPETLSTFNKEQGLFSLKLVDLLLEKYPDAANMSIGLIAPYRAHLEVLRQGIVHYSWYEELQKQITIQSVDGFQGQERDIMLIDLVRSNPNGVVGFLSEIRRTNVAMTRARFRLIIVGDSATLSNHKFYDELIAFCQEKGSYESAFEYLY is encoded by the coding sequence ATGGACTTTACGGAGCATTTTGCTCACCTCAACGATCTACTAAAAAAGGAGCGGATCGCTGACCGGGAGCAATACGAACAAAAAATACGGAATCGGTCCATCACGGACAGGAGAAAAGATGGAGCTACATGGTATCCGGTCACGGTCAATCAGTCCCGATTGGGGACTGGTGAGCGCTGGATAGTATCGGTAGAACGTACCCAGGAAGTCGGGAGGAGGCACCTTTTTCAGGTAGGAGCTTCTGTGAGCTTGTTTCTGGCTGAAGAGAAAGTGACCCGATCTGCGAATGGTGTGGTAAGCCGGTTGGGAGAAAATAATATGACCATCGTCCTTAACCGAGACGATCCACCCGACTGGCTGGATGATGGTAAACTTGGGGTGGACTTGCTCTTCGATGAATCCACGTATGATGAGATGGCTAAGACACTCCGTCGATTAAAGAAATTGGAGAAAGGCCGAACACTCGAGCTTATTCCTTTTTTACTAGGTCAAAAAGAGCCTACATACCGTGAAGTAAATCCACATCAGGGAGTCGGATTGAATGATTCACAGAATGAAGCCGTGAGTCGAGTGATTGGGACCAACGAATTTGCAACGATCCACGGACCTCCAGGGACCGGAAAAACCACGACGTTGGTAGAGGCCATCAGCGCAGTACTTCAAACAGAAAATCAGGTATTGGTTTGTGCGCCAAGTAATGCAGCAGTAGACCTGCTGGTCGAGCGATTGCATCAGCAAGAAATTAGCGTACTTCGGTTAGGACACCCCGGTCGTGTAGATGAGGAGGTATTGAGTCATACTCTGGATGTACAGCTTTCGCAGCATGCTGATGCCAAAATGCTGAAAGACTTACGCAAGAAATCAGAGGAATTCAAGAAGCTCGGTTTTAAATACAAACGGAAGTTCGGTAGAGAAGAACGTGCCCAGCGCCAGATGCTACTTGACGAGGCCAAAAAGCTGAAAGAAGACGCCATGCATCTGGAAGATCATATGATCTATCAGTTGTTGCAGGAAGCACAAGTAGTGGCCTGCACGTTGATCGGCGCCAATTCAGATTATCTGAGAAATCGTAGTTTTTCTACCCTATTTGTTGATGAATGCTCCCAAGCGTTGGAGCCCGCTAACTGGGTCCCAATTCTCAAAGCCCATCGTGTGATCATGGCCGGTGACCACCAGCAACTGGCGCCAACAGTGAAATCGAATGAGGCAGCTAAAGAAGGACTGGAAACAACGATTTTTGGACGCTGCATCAAAGCATATGGTTCCACCTCGATGTTGAAAGTCCAATACCGAATGCAGCCGCAGATCCTGGAGTTTTCCAATCAAAAGTTTTACAATGGCGAAATGGAGACCGGTGAAAATGTATTCAATCGACGACAGGTGTTTGAAAAAACCTTGACCTTCATCGATACTGCAGGATGTGGGTTTGATGAAGAGATCAATCCCGAAACACTAAGTACATTCAATAAAGAACAGGGACTATTCTCCTTGAAGTTGGTGGATTTGCTGTTGGAAAAATATCCTGATGCTGCAAACATGTCCATTGGGCTCATTGCTCCATACCGAGCTCATTTGGAAGTGCTAAGACAAGGAATCGTTCACTACTCCTGGTACGAGGAATTACAAAAGCAAATCACCATCCAGTCCGTGGATGGATTTCAGGGTCAAGAACGGGATATCATGCTCATCGACTTGGTGCGTAGCAACCCAAACGGGGTAGTTGGTTTCCTTTCGGAGATCAGACGTACCAATGTAGCCATGACCCGCGCCCGATTCCGATTGATCATTGTCGGCGATTCCGCCACCCTGTCCAATCATAAATTCTATGACGAACTAATCGCTTTCTGCCAGGAAAAAGGGAGTTACGAAAGCGCTTTTGAGTATTTGTATTGA
- the crcB gene encoding fluoride efflux transporter CrcB: MKDLLMVGIGGFAGSILRYKIGTFVSEKTTSSFPWGTFCVNLVGAFLIGLLISSALKSQQAAMLLLVTGFCGGFTTFSTFAMENLKLLQSGQWSTFLAYILFSLVGGISLCFGGYLIGNKAL; this comes from the coding sequence ATGAAAGACCTGTTAATGGTTGGTATTGGTGGGTTTGCAGGTAGCATACTCCGTTATAAGATCGGAACATTTGTTTCCGAAAAAACTACCTCAAGCTTTCCATGGGGAACCTTTTGCGTCAATTTGGTCGGTGCATTTCTGATTGGACTACTCATTTCTTCCGCCCTAAAGAGTCAACAGGCAGCCATGCTATTATTGGTCACCGGATTTTGCGGGGGCTTCACAACCTTTTCCACTTTTGCTATGGAAAACCTGAAGCTACTTCAGAGTGGTCAGTGGAGTACTTTTCTAGCTTACATTCTATTTAGCTTGGTAGGAGGTATCAGTTTGTGTTTTGGAGGTTACTTGATCGGCAACAAAGCCTTGTAA
- a CDS encoding TerB family tellurite resistance protein: MSSIDQLHVLVQLAKVDGVVVQDEIDLIKQIGEAHGLSSEEISACFDDPDSEISDLSDIADDEKYEYIYNLVQLMKIDGRLYKEEINFCSKLAGKLGYDEAVLLELMVKIYSDPDITTDKDSLKSTIQKFLKH, translated from the coding sequence ATGTCGTCGATAGACCAACTACATGTGCTGGTCCAACTTGCCAAAGTGGATGGAGTTGTTGTTCAGGATGAAATCGATCTGATCAAACAAATAGGGGAGGCCCATGGCCTTAGCTCAGAGGAGATCAGTGCTTGCTTTGATGATCCGGATAGTGAGATCAGTGATCTTTCGGACATTGCTGATGATGAGAAGTACGAGTACATCTACAACCTGGTACAACTGATGAAAATTGATGGACGCCTGTACAAGGAAGAGATTAATTTTTGTTCGAAGTTGGCAGGAAAGCTCGGCTATGACGAAGCAGTATTGCTGGAGCTCATGGTGAAAATTTATAGCGATCCTGACATCACAACAGACAAGGATAGCCTCAAATCAACCATACAAAAATTCCTGAAGCACTAA
- a CDS encoding ACP phosphodiesterase, giving the protein MNFLAHIYLSGQSEEVIMGNFIGDFVKGSDLNAYPETMAMGIKLHREIDRYTDTHEIVHQSKSLLREKYRHYAPVIVDIFYDHFLASSWSKRHYLPLRDFTHKFYRLAEKYLDVIPKSAARVLHYMKADNWLYHYGSIEGIDRALVGMSRRTTFQSKMDEAVHDLEKHYDHFKDHFDAFFPELTQFSKTFIEENQNGTA; this is encoded by the coding sequence TTGAACTTCCTTGCACATATCTACTTATCTGGACAATCCGAAGAAGTGATCATGGGTAACTTCATTGGTGACTTTGTGAAAGGCAGTGACCTGAATGCTTACCCGGAAACCATGGCCATGGGGATCAAACTCCACCGGGAAATAGATCGGTACACAGATACCCATGAAATTGTTCATCAAAGCAAATCCCTGCTTCGAGAAAAATACCGACACTACGCTCCGGTGATCGTCGATATCTTTTACGACCATTTTTTAGCTTCCAGTTGGAGCAAAAGACACTACTTACCACTGCGTGATTTTACACACAAATTTTATCGCCTTGCAGAAAAGTACCTGGACGTGATACCTAAATCGGCAGCAAGAGTACTCCATTACATGAAGGCCGACAATTGGTTATATCACTATGGATCGATAGAGGGAATTGACCGAGCACTGGTAGGCATGTCGCGTCGTACGACCTTCCAGTCAAAAATGGACGAAGCGGTACACGACCTTGAAAAGCACTACGATCATTTCAAGGATCACTTTGATGCATTTTTCCCTGAATTGACTCAATTCTCGAAAACATTCATAGAAGAAAACCAAAACGGTACTGCATGA